Within Desulfurobacterium thermolithotrophum DSM 11699, the genomic segment AAAGCTATGAAGCAGGTTGCTGGTAAGCTAAGACTTGAGCTTGCAAGATATAGAGAACTTGAAGCTTTCTCACAGTTTGCTTCAGATCTTGACCCTGCTACAAGAGCTCAGCTTGAGCGTGGTAGAAGAATGATGGAACTTCTCAAGCAGCCACCTTACAGCCCAATTCCTGTTGAAAAGCAGATTGTTGCATTCTTTGCTGCAATTAATGGATACCTTGACGATATTCCAGTTGAAGCTGTTACAAAGTTTGAAAGAGAGCTCTACACATTTATGGATGCTAAGTATTCTGAAGTCCTTAATGAAATCTTGGAGAAAAAGCAGCTTGATGATGAGTTAACTCAAAAGCTCCACTCAGCGATTAAGGAGTTTAAAGCTACATTTACAGCTTAACCAGTGAGGTAAAAAATGCCTGGAATGAGAGAAATAAAAGCTAAGATAAAGAGTTTGAAAGGTACAAAGCGGATTACCGCTGCAATGAAAGCGGTGTCCGCTGCAAAACTCCGTAAAGCTCAAGCTGACCTTTTTAATGTCCGGCCTTATGCTAAAGTGATGAAAGGTATCGTCGAAGGACTTTACTTGAGAGAAAATCCAGCAATTCATTCCATCTTTAAAGTTAGACCTGTTAAAAGAATTGAACTTGTCGTTTTTAGTTCAGATAAAGGACTTTGTGGAGCTTTTAACGCAAATATTATTAGAGCTGTTAATAATTTTGCTCGCGAAAAGATGGAAAATGGCATAGAAATAAGTCTTACAACCGTTGGTAATAAAGCAAGTCAATTCTTTTCAAAATATTCAGATTTAAAAGTTCGCAAAGAGATAAGAGATATTTTCAGAAGAAT encodes:
- the atpG gene encoding ATP synthase F1 subunit gamma, whose amino-acid sequence is MPGMREIKAKIKSLKGTKRITAAMKAVSAAKLRKAQADLFNVRPYAKVMKGIVEGLYLRENPAIHSIFKVRPVKRIELVVFSSDKGLCGAFNANIIRAVNNFAREKMENGIEISLTTVGNKASQFFSKYSDLKVRKEIRDIFRRIGLPLANEISEDLYLGYISEYFDEVYLVYNRFVNALNQEVTFERILPLSVEIPEGTPIAEYTVGPDESVVEEAVKSYVSSIVLRALKESETSEHAARMTAMDNATKNTEDLIRKLTISFNKARQAAITKELIEITTAIEAMK